A genome region from Setaria italica strain Yugu1 chromosome III, Setaria_italica_v2.0, whole genome shotgun sequence includes the following:
- the LOC101783200 gene encoding probable glucuronosyltransferase Os01g0926700 isoform X1, producing MGKGSAWALALALAVLLACSDVAVVTAQDTERIEGSAGDVLEDNPVGRLKVYVYDLPSKYNKKLLKKDPRCLNHMFAAEIFMHRFLLSSAVRTFNPEEADWFYTPVYTTCDLTPSGLPLPFKSPRMMRSAIQLIATNWPYWNRSEGADHFFVTPHDFGACFHYQEEKAIGRGILPLLQRATLVQTFGQKNHVCLKDGSITIPPFAPPQKMQTHLIPPDTPRSIFVYFRGLFYDTGNDPEGGYYARGARASVWENFKNNPLFDISTDHPPTYYEDMQRSVFCLCPLGWAPWSPRLVEAVVFGCIPVIIADDIVLPFADAIPWEEIGVFVAEEDVPRLDSILTSIPTDVILRKQRLLANPSMKQAMLFPQPAQPGDAFHQILNGLARKLPHGDNVFLKPGERILNWTAGPPGDLKPW from the exons ATGGGGAAGGGGAGCGCGTGGGCGCTGGCCCTGGCGCTCGCCGTGCTCCTCGCCTGCTCCGACGTCGCTGTCGTCACGGCGCAGGACACCGAGCGGATCGAAG GAAGTGCTGGTGATGTATTAGAAGATAACCCTGTTGGGAGGCTCAAGGTCTATGTCTATGATCTCCCCAGCAAATACAACAAGAAACTGCTGAAGAAGGACCCTAGGTGCCTGAACCACATGTTTGCTGCTGAGATCTTCATGCACCGGTTCCTGCTGTCAAGCGCTGTCCGAACTTTTAATCCCGAGGAAGCAGATTGGTTCTACACACCTGTATACACAACATGCGATCTGACTCCTTCGGGTCTTCCCTTGCCTTTCAAGTCTCCTCGAATGATGCGAAGTGCAATCCAGCTGATTGCCACGAACTGGCCTTACTGGAATAGATCAGAGGGCGCAGATCATTTCTTTGTCACACCACATGACTTTGGTGCTTGCTTTCATTACCAG GAAGAGAAAGCAATCGGACGGGGAATCCTTCCCTTGCTTCAGCGGGCTACACTGGTTCAGACCTTTGGACAGAAGAACCATGTATGCCTGAAGGATGGATCCATCACCATCCCACCTTTTGCGCCTCCCCAGAAAATGCAAACTCACCTTATACCCCCAGACACCCCTCGATCCATCTTTGTGTACTTCCGTGGTTTGTTCTATGACACCGGCAACGATCCTGAAGGTGGTTACTATGCTAG AGGAGCTCGTGCGTCAGTCTGGGAGAACTTCAAGAACAACCCGCTCTTTGATATCTCGACCGATCACCCACCAACATACTACGAAGACATGCAGCGTTCAGTGTTCTGCCTGTGCCCATTGGGCTGGGCACCCTGGAGTCCCAGGCTAGTCGAAGCCGTGGTCTTTGGCTGCATCCCAGTGATCATCGCAGATGACATCGTCCTGCCCTTTGCGGATGCCATCCCATGGGAGGAGATTGGTGTGTTCGTTGCCGAGGAGGATGTCCCGAGGCTGGACAGTATCCTGACGTCCATTCCCACAGATGTTATACTGAGGAAGCAACGTCTCCTTGCGAACCCGTCGATGAAGCAGGCCATGCTGTTCCCCCAGCCTGCTCAGCCAGGAGATGCATTCCACCAGATTCTAAATGGACTTGCGCGCAAGCTCCCACACGGTGACAATGTCTTCTTGAAGCCCGGGGAGAGGATCCTGAACTGGACCGCTGGACCACCAGGCGACCTGAAGCCTTGGTAG
- the LOC101784002 gene encoding serine/threonine-protein kinase STN7, chloroplastic yields the protein MAASGLGLATSFLPGHDTLLRRRRRRPASPAAASFRPVTAELGGVATELGRQLVEAVGVGLPCTVMQCGDVIYRSTLPRNDGLTITAPGVALALAAASYLWATPGVAPGFFDMFVLAFAERLFRPTFRKDDFVLGKKLGEGAFGVVYKASLANPEAAEKQGDVVVKKATEYGAVEIWMNERVRRACASSCADFLYGFRESKVKGKGAEEYWIIWRFEGEDTLYDLMQSKEFPYNVETKILGGVQNLPKGIGRENKIIQTVMRQLLFALDGLHSTGIVHRDIKPQNVIFSEGSRTFKIIDLGAAADLRVGINYIPKEFLLDPRYAAPEQYIMSTQTPSAPSVPVATTLSPVLWQLNLPDRFDIYSLGLIFLQMAFPSLRTDSSLIQFNRQLKRCNYDLEAWRNLVEPRATAELRRGFDIMDLDDGIGWELLTSMVRYKARQRISAEAALAHPYFNREGLLGLSVMQNVRLQLFRATQKDYSEAARWVVGLMARSGTEDVGGFTEAQLQELREIKPKKGSAQRNVLASLLRVQRKIVRTINESMDDLTSQRKSIWWSRWIPREE from the exons ATGGCCGCTAGTGGCCTTGGCCTCGCCACCTCCTTCCTCCCCGGCCACGAcaccctcctccggcgccggcgccggcggccggcgagccccGCGGCCGCCTCGTTCCGGCCGGTGACGGCGGAGCTCGGCGGCGTCGCGACGGAGCTGGGGCGGCagctggtggaggcggtgggcgTGGGGCTCCCCTGCACCGTCATGCAGTGCGGCGACGTCATCTACCGCAGCACGCTCCCCCGGAACGACGGGCTCACCATCACGGCCCCCGGCGTCGCGcttgccctcgccgccgcgtcctACCTCTGGGCGACCCCCGGCGTCGCGCCGGGGTTCTTCGACATGTTCGTGCTCGCCTTCGCAGAGCGCCTCTTCCGCCCTACCTTCCGCAAG GACGACTTCGTGCTCGGGAAGAAGCTCGGGGAGGGCGCGTTCGGGGTCGTGTATAAGGCGTCACTCGCCAACCCCGAAGCTGCGGAGAAG CAAGGGGATGTGGTTGTGAAGAAGGCGACAGAGTACGGTGCAGTGGAGATTTGGATGAATGAGCGTGTCAGGAGGGCTTGCGCTAGTAGTTGTGCGGATTTTCTATATGGATTTCGCGAG AGCAAAGTGAAAGGTAAGGGGGCTGAAGAATATTGGATTATTTGGCGTTTTGAAGGCGAGGATACACTTTATGATCTAATGCAAAGCAAGGAATTCCCTTACAAT GTGGAGACAAAGATTCTTGGTGGTGTCCAGAACTTGCCAAAGGGAATAGGAAGAGAGAATAAGATCATTCAAACGGTAATGAGACAACTCTTATTTGCTCTTGATGGACTTCATTCGACGGGGATTGTTCACAGAGATATAAAACCTCAAAATGTGATATTTTCAGAGG GATCACGAACCTTCAAAATTATCGATCTTGGAGCAGCAGCTGACTTACGAGTAGGAATCAACTACATTCCCAAAGAGTTCCTTTTGGATCCAAG GTATGCTGCACCAGAGCAATACATCATGAGCACACAAACGCCATCTGCTCCTTCTGTTCCAGTTGCAACTACTTTGTCTCCAGTCCTATGGCAG CTGAATCTTCCTGACAGATTTGACATATATAGCTTGGGCCTTATATTCTTACAGATG GCATTCCCTTCTTTACGAACTGACAGCAGCCTCATACAATTCAACCGCCAACTGAAGAGGTGCAATTACGACTTAGAAGCTTGGAGGAATCTGGTGGAGCCACGAGCAACCGCTGAGCTTCGGAGGGGCTTTGATATCATGGATTTGGACGATGGTATTGGATGGGAACTCCTCACGTCGATGGTCCGTTACAAAGCGCGGCAAAGGATCAGTGCTGAGGCTGCATTGGCGCACCCATACTTCAACCGTGAAGGCCTTCTTGGCCTCTCTGTCATGCAAAACGTACGGCTGCAACTGTTCCGGGCAACCCAGAAGGACTACAGTGAAGCAGCTCGTTGGGTTGTCGGCCTCATGGCAAGGTCAGGAACTGAAGATGTGGGAGGCTTTACAGAAGCACAGCTTCAAGAGCTTAGG GAAATAAAGCCGAAGAAAGGCAGCGCCCAGCGGAACGTGCTGGCCTCCCTGCTGCGCGTGCAGAGGAAGATCGTGAGAACGATCAACGAGAGCATGGACGATCTCACCAGCCAGCGCAAAAGCATCTGGTGGAGCCGGTGGATACCGAGGGAGGAGTAG